A single genomic interval of Carassius auratus strain Wakin chromosome 30, ASM336829v1, whole genome shotgun sequence harbors:
- the LOC113049520 gene encoding proline-serine-threonine phosphatase-interacting protein 1-like produces MALLFCNAFWGTDFSDQSGYEAILQRLQDGRHMCKDVEELLKMRALAEEKYGRDLVAIARKAEGQTEIGTLKASFDKLKAEIEKTGNLHIQLSERIKEEVQKIEAFRERQREQRKKLEEIIEKLQKPKVLLHKKTMESKRLYEQRCKEAEEAEQAVGKKTNVTTSTHRQSEKVMSRARLCRQAANLSEKQFKWNVDQLEKMCQEWESTYRSVCEVFQQQESERINILRCVLWDHCNLLSMQCVHDDDCYEEVRKVLEQCDIITDNNCFIKMKKTACRPPALIEFQSYSELEANGGVRRVETKRLSVMLPGMSFSGLSDAGSNSAGSYTSAQQTGGGPEKYMVLYDFKAQEDDELSISKGQLVTITEKGKDGWWTASRDGISGLVPGTYLTKISASHSPRLAAAHPDHNPVK; encoded by the exons ATGGCTTTACTGTTCTGCAATGCCTTTTGG GGTACTGACTTTTCTGACCAATCGGGTTATGAAGCAATATTGCAGAGGTTACAGGATGGCAGACACATGTGCAAGGATGTAGAAGAACTGTTGAAAATGAG AGCACTAGCAGAGGAGAAGTACGGCCGAGATCTGGTGGCAATTGCTCGGAAGGCAGAAGGTCAAACCGAGATTGG AACATTAAAGGCCTCGTTTGACAAATTAAAAGCAG AAATTGAGAAGACAGGAAACCTGCACATCCAACTATCTGAAAGGATAAAGGAGGAAGTTCAGAAAATAGAGGCATTTCGAGAGCGCCAGAGGGAACAGAGAAAAAAG CTTGAAGAGATCATTGAAAAACTTCAGAAGCCTAAAGTTCTGTTGCACAAGAAGACCATGGAG TCAAAAAGGTTATATGAGCAGAGGTGTAAAGAGGCAGAAGAGGCTGAGCAAGCAGTGGGGAAGAAGACAAATGTGACCACCTCCACCCACCGGCAATCAGAAAAG GTGATGAGCAGGGCGCGGTTATGCAGGCAGGCAGCCAACCTTTCAG AAAAGCAATTCAAATGGAATGTTGATCAACTAGAAAAAATGTGCCAGGAGTGGGAGAGCACATACAGGAGTGTGTGTGAG GTGTTCCAGCAGCAGGAGTCTGAGCGCATTAATATCTTGCGCTGTGTGTTATGGGATCATTGCAATCTGCTGTCCATGCAGTGTGTCCATGATGATGAC TGCTATGAGGAAGTGAGAAAGGTTTTAGAGCAGTGTGACATCATCACTGACAACAACTgcttcattaaaatgaaaaagacagCCTGTCGTCCTCCAG CTCTCATTGAGTTTCAGAGTTACTCTGAATTGGAAGCTAATGGAGGAGTCAGGAGAGTTGAAACAAAGAG ATTATCTGTAATGCTTCCAGGGATGTCTTTCAGTG GGTTATCTGATGCAGGCAGTAATTCAGCTGGATCATACACATCTGCTCAACAAACAGGAGGAGGACCTGAGAAGTACATGGTGTTATATGATTTTAAAGCTCag GAAGATGATGAGCTGTCTATCAGTAAAGGACAGCTTGTTACCATCACTGAGAAAGGCAAGGATGGGTGGTGGACAGCATCGAGGGATGGAATATCCGGACTAGTCCCTGGAACGTACCTCACCAAAATCTCAGCGAGTCACAGTCCACGTCTTGCTGCAGCTCATCCTGATCATAATCCAGTCAAATAG